TAACCAATTGAAGGCTATAGGGCTCAAGAACGCATCAGGAATGCCAAAGGAGCTGACTAACGAAAGTGCATGCGGTCTCAGTTCCCCACAAAGCTTTGCAACTTCTTTTCTCACTGCTGCAGCATTGTCTACTGACAGGAAGCCGTATCGGAGAAACGCAGAGTCTTCTTCCAAGGTAACGAGGGCATACATGGATCTCAAAAGACCTAATATACTCTGCAAGAAGGTTCACAATCGATTAACCATGCGCTGTAAGATGATAGTTAGCCAATGGATGTTGTTCATCTTATTTGTAAACATTCAATTATCAACTAGATACAGAAAATCGTATCAAAATTTCCATCCACACACAACATGATACTTCTCTGAAGTTTCCTAAACAAAGCCATAACAATCTGTGCTATCATTCCTCAAGAGGAGGAATTCTTCTGTTACTTGTGTTTTTCATATACGAAGGTTAAGTTGGACGCCAGAGGCTTCAGTGTAGGACACATTACACCAGAACACTTCATGGGTATGACGGCTTCTGTTTAAAACATATGGACATACAGAAACCGCAAAATGCTTATAGTTTATGCGGTGGCTATTACCTTAAGAGTGGCATCCGTTACAGTAGTCTCAGCATCcacaaaagtttgaaaaattgcccGGTCGGAAAACGCTCTGCCCAAGTCTTCAGCGAGCTGATAGCTCTGGGAAGATGGACACAGTAcccttgagagagagagagagagcaggtCTCACAATGGAACTTATATTTAAGAAGAGAATCTAACCATTACAAAAGCGTGTTCTTTGCTCTCTCCTTGTGCTTGGCGTTGTGAAATTTCAGAAGCAAAACGGTTCAATAGGTCTCTCTCTCTTAGACATCACATATCATGCTGTGACAAAAATGTATCAGAGAATTTACAACCTATTTCAAGAGGAATCAACTTAACGAGGAATGAAAGAAAAGCTTCATCACCTCAAAGTCAATGCTCCTCATGACAGTACTTGTTAGCTGAGAAGGTATAACAGGGGAAGGCTTGTTCATGTGCTCTAAACCCAACCCTTCGAATGGTTTATTCCGCATTTTTGCCGCTACATATTCTGCCAAGAGTGCCTTACTAACCTGGCACCAGACATCCCATTGTTAGCTGCTAGCATTAGTTGCAAAATCAACACATCAGTCAAAGAGTGCCATTTCAAATTACTAGCAACATGAGTGTCATGAACTGGATGACATTGTCATATGGCCTTAGAAATTTAGTTTGAGAGCTTGATGCATGGTAAACTTACTAGAGCAGATGGCTTTGTTTCATTCTTGAACAAAGCGATAGAGTAGCATATATATTCCATTTCAAAAATTTAAGAAAGAAAATACACTTGTTGTCTATCGTCTCTGAGAATCAAGAAAAATAGACACGTGCGCTTCGCGTCCTGCCTTGCAAACCAGCCAAAACTCGCGGGAGTCACACATGTGAAGTGAAACCCTTTTCATGGCTGAGATTGAGACTACTGACTGAATATTGCAAATATAATATACACAGTACACGATGCATAATTCAAATAATCACATTACAAGGATTTCATTCATTTAATCCAAGAGAAGTTTATATAATGACCGAATTTATTGTATTGTATTGAGATATCTGACATTTCTGCAGTTATTTTAGCACTAGAATAAAATAAAGGGATAATTGctgaaacctcccctgaggtttctgacatttgcactgacctcctctgttgtttgaaaaattacactgacctcccctgagattactaatcctttgcaaatttagtctaaacaattaaaatattattttaaggagtaaaattagaattttgtaccaaatttgccctttgtgctatatatccaatgaatgacaaagtactataactataaatcaattaacaattaataaactttaaggagtatAATTTATGGGCAAACAcgcattactcatttaaagtaccggctctttatgagtattttactttcaaatatttaatttatgataaatatatcaatatttgtaagtaaaattaaaaaattgttatagtaatattcttgcaaaaaggaaatcgataggttatttatgtaatataaattaaatatttttttaaaaaaaaataaatggcccataaagtattaattttttatgactttcatccattacaCGAGTAAAGTATTCGCTCTTTATgtgcattttattctgaattatttaatttatgttaaatacataaatgtttgtaactaaaattgaaaaagtgttatattaatatttttacggaagagagattgttaggttttgtatttaacaaaaattaaatatttgaaagtaaatacaaatctgtatttgagcgtaaatatttgtgttaaattaaatgtttaaaagtaaaatACCCTTAAAGAACAGGTACTTTAAATAGTTACAGGCTCTTTATAGGCAAACACAcattactcatttaaagtaccggcttTTTAcggatattttactttcaaacatttaatttatgataaatatatcaatgtttataattaaaattcaaaaagtgttacagtaatattcttgcaaaaaggaaatcggtaggttatttattaaatataaattaaatatttttttaaaaaaaaagaaatggcccataaagtattaattctttatggttttcatccattacatgagtaaagtattggctctttatgggtattttattctgaatcatttaatttatgttaatacataaatgtttgtaactaaaattgaaaaatgttatattaatatttttacgaaagagAGATTGGCagtttttgtatttaacataaattaaatatttgaaagtaaatacaaatatgtatttgagcgtaaatatttgtattaaattaaatgtttgaaagtaaaatacccataaagagccgatactttaaataggtaatgcgtatttgcctataaactatactccttaaagtttattaattgttaattgatttgtagtattttgtcattcattggacatgtagtacaaaggacaaatttggtaaaaaattctaatttcactccctaaaacaatattttaatcgtttggactgaatttgcaaaggattagtaaccttaggggaggtcagtgtaaatgtcagaaatctcaggggagatTTTTGCAATTATCTCTAAAATAAATTAGTAGTGATTGAACAGGTCTAGTTCTTTTTTGCATGATCTCAACTTTTGTTAATGTTGAGTCAAGTCGATCATTTGACCGATCACCTCATAAGTAGCTTGCTAGCTCTGTTTGATTAGTTTGCACCCCTATAACCCTATTGCAACTTGTATCTTTGACTTGCACCCACACGGGGTCAAAAATTTATGAGTCATATTAGTTTGGTAAGAGCAGCTACAGATCCTCAAAATACGCATTTAGCAAATCTATTTGGATCCttcaatatttcaaaaattagtttttcaaataaaaattttttaaaaatattctaaaaagtagtctaaattttttttaatatttaaaaaatattctaaaatatattttaaaaactctgctactcttaaatatttcaaaatacttTTTAAAAACTATTCTAAAATATACTCTCAGAACTTTGTTatagtaaatttttttaaaaatacttccaaaaatagctaatcgAAACGGAGCTGCCTGATCAAAGTTCCATGAAAGTATTCTGGCTCCCAGTTTAAAGGTTTTTAGCGTCTGTGCCAAGTCACTAAATCAAGTCTTGAATTTGTCATCCGTGCTACCAGCTGGCCAGAAGTTGGAAATATGATGTCCTCGTCAAGGCGCTCCAGTTCTAAGACTTTGTGCTTAGGAATCTCAACTTCTTTGGGCAAATTTTCACAGACGACCAATTAAATAATATCTCATAGAAAAAAGCAAGGAGAATTAATCCCTAGCTCTGCCCTTTTTTTTGGGGCAACCCCTCACTCTACTTAGTTTCCTCCACGGTAAAAATGTTTCATTTGCCCAATTTGGACAATAGTGCATGATTTCCTATGTGCTCAAAAACTAATTGAGGTAATAAGCAGGTTTTCTCTTCTGGATGCCGCTTCTTTTTACTTCTTCAAAATTCAAATGGCACCTGAGGATGCTCACATCGGCGGTCCCTGTATGGCCGAGGTGATCTCATTTCGTCTCTCACACGGGCGAAATCTTGTCCTGAACATGACTCCCGAGCTCGGCCAGGTCCTGGTCTCCTGCTTAGATAACCTCTGCACCTCAGGCTTCCACCTCGATTGCCGCTGATGACGTCAACCCACCTGACACCATCCGggaccagtgctttatctgaaaagcacctGATGCTCTTAATGGCTACTACATGAGCGTCTCCGTCACCCTGcccaggcggctacagtgtcagagtcagaccTCCTGACAGGAAACAGAGTCATAATGACAGGACATGGGTCCCACTAGCATGAGCCCTCCGTCCTGTCCTCCACCCCtgctctataaatacccctcatgTACTTccaacaagtaagcatactGTTCATTCACATATACTATTGCTTTTCTCTCGTTCTCATattaacttgatcgtcggagtgatcccaggggagaagtCTCGCCATTCACTTCGGATAAGCAAATACACTTCACTTCATCTGAGAAGGGACTAATTTAAGTCGGTTCAGTTACCCAcaaaaaatcacctcttcagcACCCATCAGGGAGCAATGTTGCATCTTCGTGTAACTTCTCTCTCTGTTTGGTCTGTTATTGTTTGCAAGATTCAACCCATTCATATTTTGGGCCAATTGGAGTGATCTGTCAGAGTCAAAAATTTCagaatcagcaacaacaacaacaacccccacccccaccccccggcgggccaaaaaaaaaaagagagagatttTGGTCCTAAATTTCTGTGTCACTGTCCAGGCAGCCTTCATGGAGGATCAAATGCAGTTGCACCATTGGCTCAAGAAAAATACCTATATTAGACGGGAGTATTTGAAAAGAAgattttcatttcaaatttgttaattttttttttttttttaacagaaGCACATGTCTATTGTAGTAATTTGATAGCAGTGTTcacaaaatgggaaaaaaaaaagtgaattttcataaTGTACTACTTCAATTATCAAATGTCTAGTGCTTTAAAGTTTTCTAGATTAATGAATCTTTTCAGTTAGAAAACTTTTAAATTACTTTAATCAGTCTTTTCAACAACTATAGAGCTCTTTAGAGTTTGCATAAGTTACAgcttgataaataaataaataaataaataaaacagaAATGCAACTTAAACGAGAGCAGGTAATGCATTAGAAAAGAATATTCAGAACATAAGAGAATGCTGAGTAACTCGAATAATTAGAAAGCAAacgaaaatgaagaaaaaggtgTTCATTCATTTACATGCAAAGAAGTTTATAATGAGAATACTTGCTGGCAGAAACCACAAACCTGAGATATTCCAAATGCTGTTAGCATGTAATACATGGAGAATCAAACAAGAAGCTAGATGAGAACGGAGAAGCAAGAATTTGCTTTCATCTGATTGTCATCTAGAGGGCTTAAGAAAGTCTCAGGACTGCCGACAGAGCTGACAAAGGAAAGTTCAGGTGGTCTCATTTCATAGCAAGCTCTGCAACTTCTTTTCTACGTCTATTCACCCATAATATAACAGGGCGGGCACACAATCACACATGGGCCTCAAGTAGCCATGGAAGCACTAGAAACAATTTGAACGACGATGATCAATTCGGGTGCCCCCTTGCAGATATCATGGTATTCACAAGCCAAGCTTGATGCACCTGCAGCATGAATTGATAGACATTAGTTAAATGGATAAGCAGTCTTTTGCTGAATCAAGAAAAATTTAACAGAACTAGGTGTTAAGAATTCTTGTAGCGATTACGTGCCAAAATCTCGACGAGCCTGACTGATTTCAGAGAAAATTTTCAGTTGTTCCTAAGGCTCTGCAGGCTGGAGCTGTCAGATCTTTATTGGCCCGAGAATGACATGGAGGATGATTACATTACAGAGCACAAAACTATCTCTACTGCATTAAGCAAAAAGCTATGCTTGTAGTTTTGAGCAATTGCTACCGGTAAAGAATCCCAGTAATCCACAATGATTGACAACGAACCATCTATGCAAATGGGCGATTTAGGATCAGATGCATATGCACCTGCGGCTAAGCTACCTTTGGCTCAAGGGAAATACCTATATTAGATGCGAGTATTTGATACGAAAATTTACACTTTGCTCCtaataatttgtaaaattttgtATAGCAGCACATGTCTATTGGAGTAATTTGATAGCAGTGTTCATAGTCTATACTACTAGACAGCTTCATAGCTTTAAAGTCTTCTACACAATTTAATggaacttttcattttttttttttaaaaaaattaaattacttTAATCAGTCTTTTTACTACTAGACAGCTTCTGACAATTTTTTTGGTTCATGTCACCATCTTCGTAGGTTACAGCTTGAGACAAAAACAGAAATGCACCTTACTGGACAGCAAGTAATgcgagggaaaaaaaaaaaggacaatcAGCAGATATCTGGTCAATAATTGCCTCCAACAGCTAAAGCTTCTTCTCGTGACAGAAAGAGCATTTTCTTTCTCAGTGAAGAAGGGCAATGAATAACTTGCCTGAATTCTAGgcataaaacaaaaaataaagatGCAAATAATCTATTGTAAGAAAACTGTAAAGATCAATTAAAGAATCAGGATTTGATAGTAGAATAGCATTaacgccccccccccccccccccccaaaacacacagaaaacaaaaaaaaaaatccttcaaaagaaacaatataATAACAAGGGTGAATTACATATAACTCTTTATAGCTTTATCTATTGCTACTTAACCCCTATGATATTTCAAAATGTCCACTTCATCCTCTTATGGTTTTATGTAaaggaaaatcgttcaaaacatccctcacattttgtaaaatgactttttttgtcccttacttttaaaagtataatattacgtcccttacaaatttatattgatcaaatttggtccctataTAGCTTTTCAACTAGTTTTTTGTCAGAATCCACCACGTATCTTGTATGTGATCatttttaagggtaaatttgtcaaatcaaaatttatataattcgattcatagtccctcacatttcacaaaataaattgtttCGTCTCTCATATTTCACAAGATAAAATTTTTCAACCCTCACATTTTCACAAAATGGATTGTTTCATCTCTCACAacttacaaaatgaattttttcattccttacatttcacaaaataaattttttcatttttcattaaT
Above is a genomic segment from Coffea eugenioides isolate CCC68of chromosome 5, Ceug_1.0, whole genome shotgun sequence containing:
- the LOC113770510 gene encoding LOW QUALITY PROTEIN: putative acyl-coenzyme A oxidase At3g06690 (The sequence of the model RefSeq protein was modified relative to this genomic sequence to represent the inferred CDS: substituted 1 base at 1 genomic stop codon), which produces MRNKPFEGLGLEHMNKPSPVIPSQLTSTVMRSIDFEHDMXCLRERDLLNRFASEISQRQAQGESKEHAFVMSYQLAEDLGRAFSDRAIFQTFVDAETTVTDATLKSILGLLRSMYALVTLEEDSAFLRYGFLSVDNAAAVRKEVAKLCGELRPHALSLVSSFGIPDAFLSPIAFNWLETNSWSSVQH